In a single window of the Zea mays cultivar B73 chromosome 5, Zm-B73-REFERENCE-NAM-5.0, whole genome shotgun sequence genome:
- the LOC103626974 gene encoding uncharacterized protein, with protein sequence MELPSVLLKHAAPGSPAFGPRLPPPTPVGQEPSCPLLLSLHLPAAPCRSPSMAPFFPVLELRPPQPWCSARRARPLFLCALLLLLELALRSSSSPWIPQPHPSARSLSVRGAQLRSRLLHCVAARLEFVLVAVDWEQTRSRPYTSHRRSWLPRASFPFPHPRRGPLLDSLELICAPLPWLLSSRTSSFGLESCCAAGISKSLASSPDLCLTVVH encoded by the coding sequence ATGGAGCTCCCTTCAGTTCTCCTCAAGCACGCCGCGCCTGGCTCACCGGCGTTCGGGCCGCGGCTTCCTCCTCCAACTCCGGTCGGCCAAGAGCCCAGCTGCCCCTTGCTTCTCTCCCTCCATCTCCCAGCAGCGCCCTGTCGAAGCCCTTCCATGGCGCCGTTCTTTCCTGTGCTTGAGCTCCGTCCTCCCCAGCCATGGTGCTCTGCGCGCCGAGCTCGGCCTCTGTTCCTCTgcgccctgctcctgctcctcgagCTCGCCCTGCGCTCGTCTTCTTCTCCATGGATTCCCCAGCCGCACCCTTCAGCTCGCTCCCTCTCTGTTCGCGGCGCCCAGCTCAGATCCCGCCTGCTCCACTGCGTCGCCGCCCGACTCGAGTTCGTCCTGGTGGCCGTTGATTGGGAGCAGACTCGGTCGCGCCCCTACACCTCCCATCGCCGGTCATGGCTGCCGCGAGCGTCCTTTCCTTTTCCCCATCCTCGCCGTGGCCCTCTGCTCGATTCGCTAGAGCTCATCTGTGCTCCCCTTCCATGGCTGCTGTCTTCAAGGACATCTTCCTTTGGCCTGGAGTCTTGCTGCGCTGCTGGCATCTCCAAATCCCTTGCGAGCTCGCCGGACCTCTGCCTCACCGTCGTCCATTGA